A region from the Peromyscus maniculatus bairdii isolate BWxNUB_F1_BW_parent chromosome 5, HU_Pman_BW_mat_3.1, whole genome shotgun sequence genome encodes:
- the Dusp22 gene encoding dual specificity protein phosphatase 22 isoform X3 has protein sequence MVEGVQYLCIPAADSPSQNLTRHFKESIKFIHECRLQGEGCLVHCLAGVSRSVTLVIAYIMTVTDFGWEDALHTVRAGRSCANPNLGFQRQLQEFEKYEVHQYRQWLKEEYGENPLRDAEEAKSILGKYKEQGRMEPRPSTRRWSSFSALSPLTYNNYTTET, from the exons GGAGTTCAATACCTGTGTATTCCAGCAGCGGATTCACCATCTCAAAACCT GAcaagacattttaaagaaagtattAAATTCATTCATGAGTGCCGACTCCAGGGTGAGGGCTGTCTTGTGCACTG CCTGGCTGGGGTCTCCAGGAGTGTGACACTGGTGATTGCATACATCATGACTGTCACCGACTTTGGTTGGGAAGATGCCTTGCACACCGTTCGAGCAGGGAGGTCCTGTGCCAACCCCAACCTGGGCTTCCAAAGGCAGCTGCAGGAATTTGAGAAATATGAAGTGCACCAG TATCGGCAGTGGCTGAAAGAAGAATATGGAGAAAACCCCTTGCGGGATGCAGAAGAAGCCAAAAGTATTCTGGGTAAATATAAAGAGCAAGGGCGCATGGAGCCCCGGCCTAGCACCAGGCGGTGGAGCAGCTTTTCAGCCCTGTCTCCTCTGACCTACAATAACTACACGACAGAGACCTAA